A segment of the Cytobacillus luteolus genome:
ACGTGAGATTAAACGGCATCCTGCAGGATTTCGAACACACTTACTTGTTGGAGTAGGTTCTTGCTTGATGATGTTATTGTCTTTGTATGGGTTTGGTCCTTATCTAAATGATCATGATAACATTCGGTTTGATCCTGCCCGTATACCATCATATGTCATCAGTGGCATTGGTTTCTTAGGAGCCGGGACAATTCTCGTAAAAGGTGCTACGATTCGAGGATTAACGACTGCAGCCTCTATTTGGGTAGTAGCAGGGTTAGGATTAATTGTAGGGGTTGGAATGTTTGCTCCAGCTATATTAACGACAGCGGTAGTTTTACTTAGTTTAATTTTCTTAAATAAATTCGAATCTGTCGTATTAAATAGGTCAAAGGCACAATTTTTTCATATAGTAGTTAATAAGGATGACATCTCGCTGTCGACAATTTTAAATGTATTTGACTCACATAAGGTAAAAATAATGAATGTATCTTTAAGGTATGGTAAAGGAAAGAACAATCGAACGATTCGTTATACGATTGAAGCTGATATAAAAAATCCAGAAGAAAAAATAAAAGTATTTGAAGAATTATCAAGAATGGAGAGGATTGAAAAAATCTTTTAAAAAAAGTGGGTTTAGACTCTATAAAAACTTGGCAAGGCTAACACTTGTAAGTGCTACAACTTGATAATTTTTATGATTACCTATAAAATTAAAGTCAAATATAGTCAAAGTCAAGCGAGGTGGAAGATAGGTGAAAAATATTTCCGATATTATCGAGCAGTATTTAAAACAAGTTCTTGATAGAAGTGATCGGGATATTGTTGAGATAAAGCGAAGCGAAATCGCTCATCGATTTGAATGTGTGCCATCACAGATTAATTATGTAATAAATACTAGATTCACATTAGAGCGTGGTTATATTGTGGAAAGTAAACGTGGTGGTGGCGGATATATTCGAATCATGAAAGTACAATCTCATGATGATGCACATCTTCTGAAACAATTAATAAATTTAATAGATAGGCGTATTTCACAAGCAAGTGCTGAAGATGTGATTGCCCGTTTGGTCGAAGAGGGTGTTCTCTCTGGGAGAGAAGCAAAAATCATGCTTAGTGTCATTGATCGATCTGTCTTATTTATTGAACTTCCATATAGAGATGAGTTACGGGCAAGAATGATAAAGGCTATGTTGACTTCCTTAATGTACAAGTAATCATTCAATATTAATAAGTTGTTTCACATATAGTTGATAGTTTTAAAAAACATAAATAAGCGTGATTTGATTTTCTATAGTTTAGGTCTTGGAGAGGTGAGGAAGAGTGATTTGTCAGGAATGTAATAAGAGACCTGCGACCTTGCATTTTACAAAGATAGTGAATGGTGAAAAGACAGAGGTTCACATTTGTGAACATTGTGCCCAGGAGAAAAGTGAGATGTTTATGTTTTCGGGAAATGGTTTTTCAATCAATAATTTGTTGGCAGGTTTATTAAATATTGAACCTTCCATTAGTGAAACGAAACCATTTATAAATAATGAAATTACTCAGTGTCCCCGTTGTAACATGACATTTCAACAGTTTGCTAAGGTAGGGAGATTCGGTTGCTCCGAGTGTTACAAAGCGTTTAATAAGCATCTAACACCAATCTTAAAAAGATTGCATAGTGGAAATACAGCACATATTGGCAAGATTCCGAAGCGGGCTGGAGGAAAAATTCATATCCGTAAAGAGATTGAAGAGTTAAAACAAAGTCTTCAAGAACAAATTGTTAATGAGGAATTTGAACAAGCAGCACTACTTCGAGATCAAATTCGTGCCTTAGAAAAAAAGGTAAGTGAACATAGAGAGGGGGAAAGTTAATCTATGTCACTACAACGTTTTATCAATCAAGCTATTAGCTCTTGGATGAATCAGGAGGGCCCTGACTCAGATATTGTATTGAGTAGTCGAATACGATTAGCTAGAAATTTTGAAGATATGCTTTTCCCAACTCTATCTACCAACGAAGAAGCTCAGTCAATTGTAAAGCTATTTGAAGAAAGGTTTGAAAAGGAGTCTTTTCAAGAAATTGGTGAGTTTGAGTTATTAAAAATGGATGAACTTCAGCCACTAGAGAAAAGAGTACTAGTGGAAAAGCATTTAATTAGTCCACACTTAGCAAAAGATGCTACATTTGGTGCCTGCCTTTTA
Coding sequences within it:
- a CDS encoding CtsR family transcriptional regulator, encoding MKNISDIIEQYLKQVLDRSDRDIVEIKRSEIAHRFECVPSQINYVINTRFTLERGYIVESKRGGGGYIRIMKVQSHDDAHLLKQLINLIDRRISQASAEDVIARLVEEGVLSGREAKIMLSVIDRSVLFIELPYRDELRARMIKAMLTSLMYK
- a CDS encoding UvrB/UvrC motif-containing protein, which translates into the protein MICQECNKRPATLHFTKIVNGEKTEVHICEHCAQEKSEMFMFSGNGFSINNLLAGLLNIEPSISETKPFINNEITQCPRCNMTFQQFAKVGRFGCSECYKAFNKHLTPILKRLHSGNTAHIGKIPKRAGGKIHIRKEIEELKQSLQEQIVNEEFEQAALLRDQIRALEKKVSEHREGES
- a CDS encoding MgtC/SapB family protein, which translates into the protein MDLSMIFNDEFYTMSIRIFLAAILSGLVGLEREIKRHPAGFRTHLLVGVGSCLMMLLSLYGFGPYLNDHDNIRFDPARIPSYVISGIGFLGAGTILVKGATIRGLTTAASIWVVAGLGLIVGVGMFAPAILTTAVVLLSLIFLNKFESVVLNRSKAQFFHIVVNKDDISLSTILNVFDSHKVKIMNVSLRYGKGKNNRTIRYTIEADIKNPEEKIKVFEELSRMERIEKIF